One Capra hircus breed San Clemente chromosome 3, ASM170441v1, whole genome shotgun sequence genomic window, TTGGAAGTTGTAGTCAAGGGAAATTAATTCTAGAGTAGCTGAGAATTTGGTGAAacccatttttgttttaaaatatcttattgcATGTGGACCTTCTGACAGAGAACCTTGCCCTCCTCCCTAGAAAGTCAATGAAGAGAATACTCTCAAGACGAGAGTCTTCTTCAGAgtatgactgagtgcctgaagaattctaaCAGAGAAGTTCATCTCCAATGTAAGTGCCCTGGAGCCAGGGGATGGATTAGAGAAAGGGAGGTAGTACTCAAGATCTCCATATACACTGCTGAATGGTGACCAAATAGGGCCACAGAGAGACTCACAAGGTCTCCAAACCACCTGTGTCATGGGTAATTGTTGatgtgagagaggagaggagtTTGGAAGGGATACAACAAAAGACTCCAGATCAACTGGGCCAGAAGGAAGCGCTTTAGAAAACACGTCAATGAAAGTTTGAGCCTTGATAGAATTCTGGTGCCATTTTGTTGTTTCGGTGACCAAGATACATGTTTAGGAGACTCTTCTGCCAGAGGCTGAGTCCCCATCACACCCACCACTGTACCTCTAGTCTGCATGCAGTGTCCTGACTTATTGTTGGGGTTTGGGGGTAATTGTTTTGGTCCATTTCTGCTATCGCAGTTCTTCATTACCTGTCCTTGTACACCTCCACTTCTTCAACCCTCTCTGTTCTCACCCTCTAGTCACTCCCACCATCATTCCCCTCTTTCCTTTAAGgaaatttaactcaggtgacttCAGAGCAGCAAATAGAGAGTAGCCTGATTGTGTTCTTTGAAGAAAAGTCCAGATGCTAGCTACATAAAAATGCCatgaaatgaagggatggaaaataaaaaggatattATAATCATGGGCCTGGGCAAAGCCATCTGAGGGAAGTGATTTCTGTCAGAATGAAGTATATAACCTGCTTTCACATATAAGTGCATATCTGACAGAGAAAGAATAAGTAGGGAAGTTCCAGGATAATGGTCCTCATTTCTGAGTATATGTTAGAATCATCTGGAGAGCTTAAAAAATATAGATACTTGGACCCCATCAAAGAGATTTTCATTTAATTGGagtttaggggcttccctcgtggcctgcaatgcaggggacctgggttcgatccctgggttgggaacatcccctggagaagggactggctacccactccagtattcttggctggagaattccttgaATAGATGAACCTGGTGGTCTATGtacaaggggtcacaaagagtcagacacgactgagtgactaacattttcacttttttccgttgcctcagtggtaaagaacctgcctgccaatgcaggagacacaagtttggtccctgagtcgggaagatccccctggagaaggaaatggcaacccactccatttttcttgcctaggaaatcccatgaacagaggagcctagtgggctgcagtccatggggccacaaaagagtcagacctgatacagcgactaaacaacaaggtagTAGGCTGggcatcagtatttttatagCATCTGAACAGGTAATATTAATGTGCGGCCAGGGATGAAAATCATTAGGCTAATTCAGGACAAGATGATAGCTAAGTGTGCAGTTTACAGAAAGTGCTAAAAATCAAATCACAGTTTGCTTTCCTCTAGTTAATGCTGGCAGAGCCTGGGTCAAAAAGAAGAGGAATGATATCACGTGTCCCATATACCTATtacatttctatttaaaaatatccatGTGGCAATTTCCATTCTTTAGGTCCTGAGGCTACCTGGACAGATACATCTTGATGGTATAATCAGTAATTGATGAAGAACTCAAATATTATTGCTGTATAATACTTTTATTCAACAGTTTAATGGGGAAAAAACTCACATTTCAGTATGTGTTACATCACAGAATTTTCAGACACGTCAGAATCCAGTGACAAATTACACTTGGAGAAAAGCTTTAAAATCCACTCTTGTAAGCCACTCCTTTGTGAAATATTGAAAAGCAGCTTTGTCTCTCAGCACTAAAGATTATAAAAAGCACCATTTAAAGGAGGACTGACATATTTAATTCCCTTCAAATTATAGTCTTATTCCCCCTTTATAACAGAGCTGTATTCATTCAAAATGCTTTGGTGAAGTAACAACCAACATTCTAAAATTTACCAAAATTTAAGCAAGTTTCACATATGAAGCCAGTATGGAGATTAGAACTAATCAACATTAGTGAGCTTTGGCTGCTCTAAAACCACAACCTGGGTAGGTGTTCTGTAGATGGGAACAGAAAAGAAGTTAGATGATCAGTACATAATACTTAGGGTAGGTACTCCTCAGTCATTTAACCTGACTACAAAATCCAGAGTATTCAGTATTTCACACCAATCATACTGCAAAAGCACTATGCTACATAAAATTCAACTCCACTCACATTGAAACTAATACAAAActtaacttttaaataatttattcaattCAAAGCACAAGTGAGTAAAGCAAATCAAGACAAAGGCCAAACTTGAATCCTGGAGGGATTCCATTGCTAAGAACTGGATTTTTAAGTAACAGACTCTTAGAGCCTTTTCCTCTGCTTcgtttttcttataatttttaaagatttggcctttttattatgaaagttCCAGTTCACTGCAGAAATGACAGCCCTTCAACCTCCAATTGTGATTGGTGCTTAAGGAGAGACAAGTGCTAAATCCAGAGTTTTAAAAGACCCTAACTCCTATTCCTCCCAGGTCCTCCATCCCATGGGTAACTACAGTCAGCAGTTCCTAGTAAAAGACAGCAAGGACTCAGCTTTAACAATGAGTCAGAATAATACAGGAACAAATGGTGTATCTGCTcttaagtctatgccccaaatcACTAGAACATGAAGATTTAGAGATCTCTGAGAATAGAACATATTGCAAACATACACAAACAGACTATTGCATACAATTTTTAGTTGAGGTCAAAAATTTAAAAGCCCTATTTCCCCAATTAAAAGCAGGGGAGTCTATTGTTAATATGTCTCCTTCATTTATACCCAGATTACTATAAGCCCAGTCTAGAAGTAACTTCTTTCTTAATTTAACTTCATTTTAGCAGCATACATGCAGTACCAACActtgtcaaaaaatttttttatctcaGATCCGTTAGGTACAACAGACTAGAAATAATCAGAGTGAAGTGACTGGGCCTGGGTTTATAGGATCCTGTCAGAAACTTCTCTTGAATTATTTTATAGGGTTTCTCTACCATATAtaagcattgtttttttttttaaaaaaaaagccaacacTCTTGAGGCCAGATACCCTTCAGGGCTTTTACCTAGTGATTAAATCCCATTCAACTCTAATCTTAAAGCAAGCTAATAATCCTGACACAGATGCTCTTCCTTCCATGACACATCTTCCTTAACAGCAAGATGACTAATATTTGCTTTAGGTAACATTTGACTTTAGACCCTTGTAAAGTTTGCCCGACACATGAAGTTAAAGCATAATATAGAAGAAAGTGTAGAAAACATAAACAAGAGACAAAGGGAAGATTTTTTTATATGGTAAATTCTATACAATGGGATCCAAAGACACCAGGATGTgtctgatttaatttttaaaagggtatTTCTAGTTCTGGGTTACTTAAGCCTTAATTTTCCTAGTATCACTCCCTGGCTCAGTTACTCTGCTTCCCACAACTCCTATTCCACTATACAGTTCTTTAATAGTCAGCCCCCTCAAAGAGTTACATTCTTACTTTTTAACTCTGTGAAACTTATAGGCAAAAGCTAAGCAAccaaccaacaaaaaaaaaaaatttttttttactctttattcattttcaaaCTCTGTCAAATTCTTCTGCAGAAAATAAACTAGCCCTTTAACCAATATAAAAGAATGAGTGAGCTGTACTTTGGGGtactttcctccttccctttcaaCCTAGAACAGTTTCTTGGAGGCAGACTGAGGAGAGTATGATAAGAATTATCAAGGCCATGGGATGTTATCAGCAGCACAGAGAAGGGACAGGACCACTTAAGTCATCATCCAATTCCTCTTATTCCCTTTCCAAAACTGCTGGTAGGCTCCCATTTCTTATCTGGCTGAAAGATTGATTACCTCAGAATTTGGAAAACTGATACCTTCTGCACATTTCCAGATCAGAAAGATTGGAAGGTCACCAACACCAAAACCTGCTGTTGCTGAAGACAGACCCACTCATTTCATAGAAGCCTCTGGCCTGAGAAAAATGGGAGGAATCTCTCTTCCTACCCCACGCTAATGATATTATCTGTGCAGAATAGAAATTTTAATACATGAACACGTGGATGATTACATGATGATACCGCTGACAAGACATATAAGTACAACAAAATCTTCCATGAAGCAAGCAAGATTTTAAATCCTAAGTGACTCACTTATTTACTGGctattagaaaaatacaaaattctaGTATAACTGGAGACAGTATAGATCCTGACAGTTGGTTCTAACAGAATTTTAGAATGGCACACCATTCTAAATGTGACTAGAACCATAAAACGTTCTCCACAAAAGCATTTTGCTGTAGAGAGTGGCCTTGCGTGGCTAGAGCAGTATTTACTCTCAGCAATTAACCACCAAAGCACTTAGCAATTTGCATTCTCAGCAAGACAGCAATCCCATACCATACTGCTCACACAGATGATCTAAGAGTTCTACATACCCAAAGACAACTATGTCATCAGCTTTACATGGGAAAGAGAGGAGGTAGCTAATTGACATGTGGGTGCCCTTTCAGTGGGACTGGGCTCATCTCAAGGAGCCTCTCAAGCATCAAATCTGGCCTCCTTCAGTACTGAATGTTTGGCTTGCACTTATTTGTAATGCAAGAGCCACAGAAACTTAGGGGAAAATATCTTATCTCCGAATCTCAAGAGTGGATTGAGTAGAACTTTTTACTCCACAAATGGAAATCACTGACCCCTCATCATCATCAAACACTTTTTGGGAAAAGATACAGAAGAGCAAGATGACTGTTAGCATTTAGCACATGAAAGCAATACTTTTCACTGCTGAGACTACCAAGGGTAATTTCTTGCTTCTTGGCGTAATGAATCTTTAAGTTGAAGGAAACTTTTAGTGCACAAAATGAGCCTGAATGGGCCTGTATCTAGAACAATGTTAACTGTAATGATGTACAGAGTCAGCCTCTTTAATGTATGATTGTAGAGGGCTAGAGTAGAGAAGAAAATACAGTGAGCTATTTATCAAAAGCTTGAGGTTCTCCAAAAGCAGTCTCTTTAGACCAATGAAAAGGCAttttttggagaaaagaaaaatgtaggcaCATAAAAATCTTCCAAGGACAAAAAACATGAAAGTTTTTACTAGTTTAACTCTTACCTTCAAAGCTGTCTGTGAAAAAACACATGGAAGCAGGGCCAAACCAGGTGGGAAGAAGTATGGGAATGTGCCAATACAGCCTTAACTGTGgcaccaaaccaaaacaaaaaagtagGCCTTCTGCATTCTGCCTTTCATATCATACTGAGCCAGAGTTTCTTCAGTAGAAGTTAAGGTAAGTGGTAACAAAGTGTCATGGGCCTGTGCTGGCTTAAAAAGGAGACATTCTGGCAGCCCTAATCTGTGAGGTGGGTCAGGTCTCACAAAGCCTTTGAAAGGGGTCACTTACCTACTAAGTTCTGTGCTAGGGAACGGTCAGGTATAGGATTTGAAGGAGGCTAACAAAGCAAGAATGtgaaatgaaagggaaaagggtTCTTATGGGGCATCTGGTATCATTTAAAAAAGCACAGATTGTGCCACATTCTCTGGGAATACAGAGAACCCATGCAAGAAAAGCTGCTCCTGCAAGGAGGCAGCTGTAAGTAGGGCAGCAGTCTGGCACAAGTCCATTCCTTGGAGAGCCAAGGTAGTAGCAGTGATAGAATCTCCACCCAACAAGGATCCTGAGAGTTTGTTCTTCATTCACTTTAGGAAAAAAGATTCCTGTAATGGCTCTTCCTGAAGCTCTCCCAAATAGTCTTGGTGAGTTCCCATAGGCAGGGAGAATACATCTAGCTAGGAGGCTTCCATTAACTTtcccttcatatatatatatatatgtatatatatatatatatatatatatatatatatagtgttaaAATAAATTCCATAAACTCATAAAGCTCTCATCTGCAATCAAATGCAAAAGCAGAGCATCCTACTCAGGCACTGAAACACACATATTAGCCTCAAAGCAAATCAGCCTTCCAGTCCCAGCTAAGACTGGTCCAGTCCAGAAAGGCAAGGGAGATGCTTCTCCTGAATcctgggaggcaggaagggaTCCCTCAGATGGGCTTGTACAGAAGAGTAGTGACATACTTCTTCTTGTAGCGATGGGTTGCACTAAGGACCATCACACTGTCCTGCAAGGGAAATAAACACATGCAGTTATTTCACTAGTTCAGGATGGAAACAGCCGTTCTCAGCCATTAATCCCTGACAGTTGCTCACTTTAAACAGAGTTACTTTGATATTATAAAAAAAGGTGGTCTGGGAGTCAAATCAATTTGTTTTGATCCTGACACCTACTGTTACACTCTGTGACCCTGAGTAattactttgttgttcagttgctaagctgtgtccaacttctATCTCCAAGTCTTTTTTCCTCATCATTACAAAGATTAATACCCACCATTAAGATGGCTCCAATGATTACATGAAAATATCTGACACAGAATCTGACAGAAAACAGGTGCTGAAGAAATATTAGTGTTCTATCTCACTTCCTTTTCCACCTCAAATTCAAAACATTGGGCTTAAAACTATCacggaaaaaaagaaatattgtgaCATCTGTTTCTAGAAGGAAGTCTTAAAAGCAATGAGAAGAAACGGCAGTGATCCTTTTGAAAAACCATTTCCAAGCCCCAAAACAGGTCTGGGGCTGGACTTAAAAACCATTCTCTCTGATCAAGAGGGGACTCAGGAATCATCTTCTATCCTTGAACAAAGTAGACCCTAAAATCCTCCTTGGAAAGACACTCCATCCAATGAAGCAATTCCAAACAGCTTAAACCATCTTGAGAGAACCAGGGATGGTTATCATCCACAATGTATACTTACCAGATTGACATTCTGTGACCACAGCCTAAACATGACAGAAGCAAGGCAGGTAAAATatttaactccagaaagaatttgGTAGAAATCAAGAGCAGGTGACAAATAAAGACCTACTTGGAAAAACCAGCACCATAATCTCTAGGAAAGAACATGGAATGAGGACAGGAAGACAGGACCTCAGTCCTCTCTCTGGTCCTTACTGGCAATATgaccttctctgagccttagtttctttatctctaaaaCAGGAGTTAAAAATAATACTTATCTTACAAGCTTATTAGGAAAATTAAATTCAATAATACACGTTTATAAGTACCTTATAATCTGTTACAGACAGCTGTATCAGTGATTTCCCTAATCTGGCTGCATATCTAAGAAACataagcaacttaaaaaaattactgagGTCCATCCTAGATGCACTTATTCAGAATCCCTGGGGATAGAGCTTCTGAATCTGTATTTTCACAAACTTCCCCCAAGTAATTCTGTTGATGCTCAGCTTAGTTTGGTAACTACAGAACTATAAAAAATATCCCAATAGCCAGACCACAAAGACATTACAGGACTGAACAGATATTTTCAATCCAGAATCTAAAGCAGCAGAGAAATCAAGAAGCATTCTAAGAAACCAAGAAGCATTCTAAGAGCTGAGGAGCGGTCgggtagggtgggggtggggttagcGGTGCAGAGGGCAAGTCTGGTCGCCTTTCTCCTTTAATTAGTGTATAGGAAAGATGCAAGCACTGGGGTATATACGACTCAGGCACCTTAAAGCCAGCTCATGTCCACCTTTAAACACTAGAGGCCTTAATATCagatttaaacattctttgaacTAGAAAGTAAACTTGTTTTTTCTGCAAATTAAATCCTAGTACTTACTATGAACTCACACTTAATTAAGTAGGTGGTGCAAAGGTTATAGCTACCcaaaaagaaaccaagaaacaaaaaagtCCGTTTAATCACAGGGCAATTCAGCTAGCCAGAACTCAGATATCCAATACTAAGATTTAGAATAAACAAACTCACCCTTtggttaaaaaagagaaagttctTCTCTTATAATTGGACCATTACTGCCAGCTTCAGCAAACCACTAGAGAACATGTGTTCAACTCTTGCCCTCCTGTTTTTGGGAGCTATGTGAAGAAGCAGGCCCACCATTTACCTTAATGGACAATGCATAGAGATGGTTCAGCATAACATGATTGGGCTCGGGGAGCAAGGCTGGGtcacactgtttaaaaaaaaaagactacatggGGTTAAATGTATAATCTTAAACCAAACAGTTTATTCTTCCTCAAAGATCTTTGGAACTGTTGAAAAACTCAAAACTAGAAGGTATTATTGCTTTTAAATAATTCACTTATTCTAGTATACATcaatcggagaaagcaatggcaccccactccagtactcttgcctggaaaatcccatggacggaggagccttgaaggctacagtccatggggttgctgagggctggacacaactgagcgacttcactttcacgtttcactttcatgcattggagaaggaaatggcaacccactccactgttcttgcctggagaatccagggacaggggagcctggtgggctgccatctatggggtcgcacagagtcggacacgactgaagtgacttagcagtagcagcagcagtatacatcAATAATATATTCTCATCATAGAAAATCACAAAAATTCTGAGTCCAGGGCAGAAACTCTAAGCTTCAGTATCTATTCATCCTCTTTTTAATGGACCTTACCCACAACACATACAGAAGGTTTGTGTTAAGAGGCAAAAATAATCTTAGTGGGAATCAAGTGAATTGActagaaatataaattatatgaaaaatatgcTTCTTTTGGATATTGCCAAATGATAAATACTTCTTATCTTATGTTGTAATGAAAGTCTTAGAAACTGTTTCTAGCAATCCACAGCTCTGAGCTGATACATTAGGACCAGAAGAAAACTATGAATTTTTATATCTGTACTTGGAAAAGTCACAACACAGCCCTGGAAAAAGGAACCTGTAATGCTACTGATACATACATGATTCATATTCAACAGACCTTTGTAATAATCCCAAACTCTAAGATTACTACACTTTGGCTCAAATGATCCTAGTAACCCTCAGATGCCCCAGCAATATTTTTAGAATACTCACAGATATGTTAGTGTCCTTGTTAAGAATAACTTGGAGAAGGTGAGGAGGCAGGATGGGTGGGGATTTAAATCTCTCCTCTGATCGAAACACATACATTTCTTGACCATAAGGCCCTGGGGGTGAGCTGGAAAGGTCTGGAagaaatttattgaaatatagagGAAAGTTGGACAGCTAGTAGAGATGCATGAAAAAACTGTCAATACATGGCAGGCAATATTAAATATGGTAGAAGTCAAGAATCATAAACTTGTGACTTGTTGGGTCTACAACTATAAGGTAAAAGAAAAAGTCTGGGTCATTCGGAACATAAACCATGAAGTTCTTCATGGCAACATGatgtggaggacaggggaggagaTAAGGTTGTAGGTTCAGGGGAGAGCTACTCCATTTATCAACTGTATGACTTGGAACAAATCTCTCTACTATAGTCAATTtcttcattcataaaatgaaaacaacaatttCTGCCCTATTTCACAGTGTCTTTATAGGAATCAAATGAGACAACAGATGTGACAATGCCTTAAAAACtattaaacatgaaaatattagatttttctttttcccacccAAGCAACAATAAAGGTTATAGATTCTAGGACTATTGATACTACAATGACTGTGACAATGAGGAAAAATGACTAACAATGTagtagtcattagggaaatacaagttAAAACCATAAGATACCACATCACACTCATTAAtttggctataataaaaaaagacagacaataataATTATTGGCGATGATGTGGAGAAACAAGAACCTTTGTACTATTCCCATTGCTggctggaatgcaaaatggtgcagccactctggaaaacagtccaGCAGTTCCTCCAGAAGTTAAGCACAGTTACCATATGACCGGCAATtatactcctgggcatatacccaagagaaatgaaaacagatgtcCACAAAAGAACTTGAACATAAATGTTTATAACATCATCATTTGTAACatacaaaaagtggaaacagtccaAGTTTCATCAGCTAAATAAATGGATCAACAAAATGGTACACCCATACAAGGGTATTTAATTCAGTTGTAAGGAATGAAGTACTTAAACATATTAAAACATGGATGAGCCctcaaaacattatgctaagttaaagaaGCCACACACAAAAGACCACGAAGTGTATAATCCCTTTTATACGAAATGTCCAAACTAGGAAAATCCATAGAGACACAAAATAATTTAGGGATGCCAGAGGTGGAGAGAAGCAAGGAATGGGAAGTAACTGCTAATGGGAATGGAGTTTCTTTTGGGGGGTTAAAATGGTCTGGAATTAGATGGTGATAATGGTTGTACGACTCGGTGAATACACTAAATATTATCTAATTGTACACcttaaaagagtgaattttatggcatgtgaaattaaatctttaaaaaatgggaaaagtaTATATAGCTAAGAACAGAAATACACAAAAATGAGGAGAACTATAATTTTTTGCTTGATATTTTTTACAGTTCCTAGTAAGAAGGATTTttaaaccaattcaacataagAATTCAGAATTCAATTATATGTGGGGCAAAAGAAGAGTAGCAAAAATACTGTTAAATTAAACAATATCTTAAAAACATATAGAACTTGACACTTTTCAAAGTACTCTGTTATTTTGTCATGTGAACTACAAAATTACTCTTGGCAAGTACATAGAacagttttttctcttttcattaaaaaaaaaggtaaagtcaTTTAGCTAAAGTTATATACATGGCAAGATGGTCACTGAGTGCAGATTAAAACTCAAGATTCCTAATAAAATGTATTCTAAACCTTACCTCAGAGGATCAGGAAATTGggtgaaagaaggaaaggaagaatatCAACAGTATGCTAGTCTTCTCTCTATATAATTATATGTCTATTGTTCACTGGTTGCTTTGCTAGAATCATATAATGCAAAAATTTAGTCATAGTGGCCTCGACATTTAACTTggtattttttaatctctttttaatttctacCCCACCAGTTAATAACAATGTCCAGCCTTACTTTCTGACCTTATATAATGAAAACAATATCTGTAATTTTTCTAAGCAGATAATATTATACTACTGATTATTCTCTTTAGAAATTATTCTGCATAGGCTACCCTTGTATCCTGAGATTCTAATATGTCTCACTTCAGCCACTGTGTCTCCTCAGCTGAGAATCACTGAGAGTTTAAGCCTTTGATTTTACTGATAAGAAACTTTGAAAACTAAAGATGTTGAAGGACTGACACATAATGGGAAAGCTAGTTAGTAGCGGAGGCAGGTTTTGAACTCAAAAGGGAGAAGTTTGCTTACTGGGAACACAGTTCTTTAGACACTCACAGTCTTTActgtaaagaaacaaaactggTCACTGTGAATGTGGACGGCAAATCGCTTTTCTGGTGTTACAGCCAATGTAAGTAGAGATGAAGGCCTTGGAAAAAATACTGGGAGAAACAAAAGCATAGAGGTCTATTCCTctattgaggattttttttttttaacccaaaactttaaaaatttcagttaaCATATACACAAAAGAAATTTGAGGTTTTTATAactcttttttccccaaagactGCCATATGGGTAGGGCCTATTAAATATACAACTGCCAACTAAGCTATCAATCTGGCAGGATTAAGTTGAGGCAGCTAAACATGGCATAGGAGACCTAAGTAGCTCCTGCTAGTTGATACTGTCAAAGGTCaatgaaaaaactgaaatattaTTAGAAATAGCTTTTTAAACTATAGATCACAGCACATTAGTCGTttataaaaagaagaataaagtagaaaataaagtgCTTCAGATGTAATAAAGGCAAACATTAAAGTGCAAGACATGTTACTGgtttgtgtgatgtgtgtgttggGTTACAATGTAAATTTAATGTAGATCAAATATATTTACTTTCACTTACTGTGAAATCAAACACATTACACAGATTTCATTCTCAGAGAATATGACCTAAATGTTTACAGGAGAAACATACATACAATTTGGAAGATTCCTAAGtcgaaaatgaaaaaaacaaaaaccactctTGGGAAGAAACATGCattttaagaaaggaaagatCAAGAAAGAGCAAATACTACAAAATTACCTCGACAAGATGTCTCTGAGCTTTCCATTGAATCTAGCTTTAAAGCATCAAACACCTCAAAATCAGATTTCTTGACATGAATCAAATTGTTAATTGTGCCAAGCTGACTGGTAACCACAGGCTGAAAcagtgaatggaaaaaaaaaaaaaattcatgaatcCCCATTTCAAATACATCTCATCCATTCAACTCTCCTCTTTTTAGAAGGGATTATACTTGACACCACCATCTTTTATCAACAGGGAAATCCAACAGCAATGATATTTGACACCCAGCGGAATAACAGCTAAAAGGAGACTGTTAAGCCAGTGGTTACCCTCGGAGGTCAAGGTCTTACCTCTGATGGATCGTGAACCCACTGTCC contains:
- the PRKAB2 gene encoding 5'-AMP-activated protein kinase subunit beta-2, producing the protein MGNTSDRVAGERHGAKAARAEGAGGHAPGKEHKIMVGSTDDPSVFSLPDSKLPGDKEFVSWQQDLEDSVKPTQQARPTVIRWSEGGKEVFISGSFNNWSTKIPLIKSHNDFVAILDLPEGEHQYKFFVDGQWVHDPSEPVVTSQLGTINNLIHVKKSDFEVFDALKLDSMESSETSCRDLSSSPPGPYGQEMYVFRSEERFKSPPILPPHLLQVILNKDTNISCDPALLPEPNHVMLNHLYALSIKDSVMVLSATHRYKKKYVTTLLYKPI